Proteins encoded within one genomic window of Synechococcales cyanobacterium T60_A2020_003:
- a CDS encoding GNAT family N-acetyltransferase, producing the protein MTHSVVVRPATPNDTETVFALIQALAEYEKLSHEVTGSVEALTDHLFGDRPVVEALLADIAEQSVGFALFFTNYSTFLTKPGLYLEDLFVLPEYRGRGIGKALIQQLAQLAVERDCGRLEWSVLDWNAPAIGFYERMGAAVLSDWRTCRVTGEHLLHLASLPMQTL; encoded by the coding sequence ATGACTCATTCTGTGGTGGTTCGTCCGGCAACGCCCAACGATACTGAAACGGTGTTTGCCTTAATTCAGGCATTAGCGGAGTATGAGAAGCTATCCCATGAGGTAACAGGTAGCGTAGAGGCACTCACAGATCACCTGTTTGGCGATCGCCCGGTGGTAGAGGCGTTGCTCGCAGATATAGCGGAACAGTCGGTTGGCTTTGCGCTGTTTTTCACCAACTATTCAACGTTTCTGACCAAACCCGGACTTTACCTGGAAGATTTGTTCGTTTTGCCGGAGTATCGCGGACGCGGCATTGGTAAAGCGCTGATTCAGCAGCTTGCTCAGCTTGCTGTAGAACGGGATTGTGGTCGGCTAGAGTGGAGCGTACTGGATTGGAACGCTCCTGCCATTGGATTTTATGAACGGATGGGGGCAGCCGTTTTATCCGACTGGCGCACCTGCCGGGTCACAGGTGAACATTTGCTGCATTTAGCCTCATTGCCTATGCAGACCCTTTAG
- a CDS encoding RNA polymerase sigma factor, RpoD/SigA family, with the protein MDDRLSLEGFDDSSEGFNDSEDSASNDNVPDVGVEHSSSNEGVDPALFGDDADADDLLGTAQTMGYTKTISDDAVGAFFKEMARYPLLKPGEEIELARRVRFMVDVEQLRDRLRKELDRTPTKAEIAAELNLTERQLDQRLHVSRTAKRQMIRSNLRLVVSIAKRYLNRGVPFLDLIQEGAIGLNRATEKFDPDKGYKFSTYAYWWVRQGITRTIANDARTIRLPIHIVEKLNKLKKAHRDLRRELNRNPSETELAQALDTTVEQLRTLQQVRRRSLSLNHRVGKGEDTELMDLLEDGTTQSPEAKTSEAMMRQEIYSVLSEVLSERERDIIALRYGLKTGETHTLEEVGIIFNLSRERVRQIQTKAMRKLRRPQISARLKGWLR; encoded by the coding sequence CTGGATGATCGTCTATCTCTTGAGGGATTTGATGATTCCAGTGAGGGATTCAATGATTCTGAGGACTCCGCCTCTAACGATAATGTTCCAGATGTTGGCGTGGAACATTCATCCTCAAATGAGGGGGTTGACCCTGCCCTATTCGGTGACGATGCCGATGCCGATGATCTGCTGGGTACGGCTCAAACCATGGGCTACACCAAGACCATTTCGGATGATGCCGTCGGCGCGTTTTTCAAGGAAATGGCTCGGTATCCCCTTCTCAAGCCCGGAGAGGAGATCGAACTAGCTCGGCGTGTACGCTTCATGGTGGATGTGGAACAGTTGCGCGATCGCCTTCGGAAGGAGTTAGACAGAACGCCCACCAAAGCTGAGATCGCCGCTGAACTGAATCTTACCGAACGGCAGCTTGATCAGCGATTGCACGTGAGCCGCACCGCAAAGCGGCAGATGATTCGGTCGAATCTGCGCCTGGTGGTTTCGATCGCCAAGCGCTATCTCAATCGGGGGGTACCGTTCCTGGATCTGATCCAAGAAGGAGCGATCGGCCTCAATCGGGCTACAGAGAAGTTTGATCCAGATAAGGGCTATAAGTTCTCCACCTATGCCTACTGGTGGGTTCGCCAAGGCATCACCCGCACCATTGCCAATGATGCCCGCACTATTCGCTTACCGATTCACATTGTTGAGAAGCTGAATAAGCTCAAGAAAGCCCACCGAGATCTGCGACGGGAGTTGAACCGCAACCCCAGCGAGACCGAACTCGCTCAAGCCTTAGATACGACCGTGGAACAACTGCGGACGTTGCAGCAGGTGCGGCGGCGATCGCTCTCTCTCAACCATCGGGTGGGCAAAGGGGAAGATACCGAGCTGATGGACTTGCTGGAAGACGGAACTACCCAGTCTCCCGAAGCCAAAACCAGCGAAGCCATGATGCGCCAGGAAATTTACAGCGTTCTGTCGGAAGTGCTCAGCGAACGGGAACGGGACATTATTGCTCTGCGCTACGGTCTGAAAACCGGGGAAACCCACACGCTAGAAGAAGTTGGCATTATCTTCAACCTATCGCGCGAACGGGTACGGCAAATTCAAACCAAAGCGATGCGAAAACTGCGTCGTCCCCAAATTTCCGCGCGGTTAAAAGGCTGGCTGCGATAG
- a CDS encoding glycogen debranching protein, protein MAIWVVEQIDPSGIVSACIACKTETRAQECHQSYEANLSKEQKDAGWIARIRTVDSMDDVPVTPLKLSY, encoded by the coding sequence ATGGCAATTTGGGTCGTTGAGCAAATTGATCCGTCGGGGATTGTATCCGCTTGTATTGCGTGTAAAACCGAGACCCGCGCCCAGGAGTGTCACCAATCCTACGAAGCAAACTTGAGCAAAGAGCAGAAGGATGCCGGATGGATTGCCCGCATTCGGACGGTGGACTCGATGGATGACGTTCCGGTTACTCCCCTGAAACTCAGTTACTAA
- a CDS encoding NAD-dependent epimerase/dehydratase family protein, with the protein MKVLVIGGDGYCGWATALYLSNRGYEVGILDSLVRRHWDMQLCSDTLTPIAPIQTRIQRWKDLTGKSIDLFIGDLTDYAFLNSAMQTFEPDAVVHFGEQRSAPFSMIDREHAVLTQVNNVVGTLNLLYVMKESFPDCHLVKLGTMGEYGTPNIDIEEGYITIEHNGRKDTLPYPKQPGSFYHLSKVHDSHNIHFACRVWGLRATDLNQGIVYGVLTEETGMDELLINRFDYDGVFGTALNRFCIQAAIGHPLTVYGTGGQTRALLDIRDTVRCVELAIATPAQPGEFRVFNQFTEMFSIHDLAMQIKKAGNAVGLDVEINNISNPRVELEEHYFNAKNTKLIDLGLQPHYLSDSLLDSLLNFCVKYKDRVDESQILPKVSWRR; encoded by the coding sequence ATGAAAGTCCTAGTTATTGGTGGTGACGGTTATTGCGGTTGGGCAACAGCACTCTATCTATCCAACCGAGGGTACGAAGTCGGTATCTTAGACAGCTTGGTGCGTCGGCATTGGGACATGCAGCTTTGCAGCGATACCCTAACGCCGATTGCGCCCATTCAGACTCGAATTCAGCGATGGAAGGATCTCACGGGTAAGTCTATCGACCTCTTCATCGGAGACTTAACGGACTATGCCTTCTTGAATAGTGCGATGCAGACGTTTGAGCCGGATGCTGTGGTTCACTTTGGTGAACAGCGTTCTGCACCGTTCTCGATGATTGACCGAGAGCATGCGGTACTCACCCAGGTCAACAATGTGGTGGGTACGCTAAACCTCCTCTACGTAATGAAAGAAAGCTTCCCAGATTGCCACCTGGTCAAACTTGGAACCATGGGTGAGTACGGCACACCCAACATTGATATTGAGGAAGGCTACATTACCATTGAGCACAACGGACGTAAGGATACGCTGCCGTATCCGAAGCAGCCCGGTTCTTTCTACCACCTGAGTAAGGTTCACGATTCCCACAACATCCACTTCGCGTGCCGTGTTTGGGGACTTCGTGCCACCGACCTCAACCAGGGAATTGTGTACGGTGTCCTCACCGAAGAAACGGGTATGGATGAACTCCTGATCAACCGTTTCGACTATGACGGTGTGTTTGGAACGGCGCTCAACCGCTTCTGTATTCAGGCTGCCATCGGGCATCCCTTGACGGTATACGGTACGGGTGGACAAACTCGTGCTTTGCTCGATATTCGGGACACGGTTCGCTGTGTGGAATTGGCGATCGCCACCCCAGCCCAACCCGGTGAGTTCCGCGTATTCAACCAGTTCACCGAAATGTTCAGCATCCACGATCTGGCCATGCAGATTAAGAAAGCAGGCAATGCAGTAGGGCTGGATGTAGAAATCAACAACATCAGCAATCCACGGGTGGAGCTTGAAGAACACTATTTCAATGCGAAGAACACCAAGCTGATTGACCTCGGCTTGCAGCCTCACTACCTCTCGGATTCGCTGTTGGATTCATTGCTGAACTTCTGTGTGAAGTACAAAGATCGCGTTGATGAATCCCAAATTCTGCCCAAGGTATCTTGGCGTCGTTAA
- a CDS encoding glycosyltransferase family 1 protein yields MRIALFTETFLPKVDGIVTRLSHTVEHLQRMGDQVLVVSPDGGLTEYKGAKIYGVPGFPLPLYPELKLALPRPSIGQALEAFQPDLVHVVNPAVLGLAGLYYSKSLNVPLIASYHTHLPKYLEHYGLGMLEGVMWELLKAAHNQAQLNLCTSTAMQDELTSHGIERVDVWQRGVDTELFQPHLSSAEMRSHLSQGHPERPLLLYVGRLSAEKEIDRIKPILEAIPGARLALVGDGPYRQELEKHFAGTPTHFVGYLTGVDLATAFASADAFIFPSRTETLGLVLLEAMAAGCPVVAANSGGIPDIVTDGVNGYLFDPKDDQGAIAAAQRLLAQSSERETLRQNARLEAEKWGWAAATQQLRDFYTTILEMNRLPSAA; encoded by the coding sequence ATGCGAATTGCGCTCTTTACGGAGACGTTTCTCCCCAAAGTTGACGGCATTGTGACCCGCCTGAGCCATACCGTTGAGCATCTTCAGCGGATGGGCGATCAGGTCTTGGTTGTGTCGCCAGATGGGGGACTCACCGAATACAAGGGCGCAAAAATCTACGGCGTACCGGGATTTCCATTGCCTCTCTATCCTGAGCTGAAGTTGGCCTTACCCCGTCCCTCAATTGGGCAAGCGCTGGAGGCGTTTCAGCCGGATTTGGTGCATGTGGTGAATCCGGCGGTGCTGGGACTGGCTGGACTGTATTACAGCAAGAGCTTGAATGTTCCCTTGATTGCGTCTTACCACACCCATTTGCCGAAGTATCTTGAGCATTACGGTCTGGGCATGTTGGAAGGGGTGATGTGGGAACTGCTGAAGGCTGCCCACAACCAAGCGCAGTTGAATCTTTGCACCTCTACGGCAATGCAGGACGAGCTAACAAGCCACGGGATTGAGCGGGTGGATGTGTGGCAGCGGGGTGTGGATACGGAGCTATTCCAGCCGCATTTATCGAGTGCTGAGATGCGATCGCACCTTAGCCAGGGGCATCCTGAACGTCCGCTGCTGCTCTACGTGGGGCGACTGTCTGCCGAAAAAGAAATTGACCGCATTAAGCCGATTCTCGAAGCCATTCCGGGGGCACGGTTAGCCCTGGTTGGCGATGGCCCCTACCGCCAGGAACTCGAAAAGCACTTTGCCGGAACACCGACTCATTTCGTCGGGTACTTAACAGGTGTTGATCTAGCGACGGCCTTTGCTTCGGCAGATGCGTTTATCTTCCCCTCGCGTACAGAAACCCTGGGTCTTGTACTTCTGGAAGCGATGGCGGCAGGCTGTCCCGTTGTGGCGGCGAATTCGGGAGGTATCCCGGATATTGTCACTGATGGCGTGAACGGCTACCTGTTTGACCCGAAGGATGATCAGGGGGCGATCGCGGCTGCCCAGCGCTTGCTGGCTCAGTCCTCGGAGCGGGAAACCTTGCGTCAGAATGCACGGTTAGAGGCGGAAAAATGGGGATGGGCGGCGGCTACCCAACAGCTCCGCGATTTTTACACCACCATTTTAGAGATGAATCGGTTGCCATCGGCGGCTTAA